A window of Rufibacter sp. LB8 contains these coding sequences:
- a CDS encoding aspartate aminotransferase family protein translates to MNLFDVYPLFDITPVKALGSKLWDENGTEYLDLYGGHAVISIGHSHPHYVKRLTDQLNQMGFYSNSVKIPQQQELAEKLGQLSGYVDYHLFLINSGAEANENALKLASFHTGRKKVISFSKSFHGRTSAVVAATDDPSLVAPVNETENIIFLPFNDSAAVEEALNTNEVAAIIVEGIQGVGGVNIPTAPFLQDLEKLARKHGALLILDEIQSGYGRSGKFFAHQHAGIKPDLITIAKGMGNGFPVAGVLISPEIPAKHGMLGTTFGGNYLACAASLAVLEVMEQENLIENAANMGEYLIEKAKALPGVREVRGQGLMVGIELETPCAPLRKALLDEFRIFTGSASNKNTIRILPALNVTQAELDRFLEAFVALVNK, encoded by the coding sequence ATGAACCTCTTCGACGTTTACCCCCTCTTTGATATCACGCCCGTGAAGGCCCTCGGCTCCAAGCTGTGGGACGAGAACGGCACCGAATACCTGGATTTGTACGGCGGCCATGCTGTCATTTCCATCGGGCACAGCCACCCGCATTACGTGAAGCGCCTTACGGACCAGCTGAACCAGATGGGTTTTTACTCTAACTCCGTGAAGATTCCGCAACAGCAGGAGTTGGCGGAGAAACTGGGCCAATTGAGCGGTTACGTAGATTACCATCTGTTCCTGATTAACTCCGGCGCCGAAGCTAACGAGAATGCCCTGAAACTGGCGTCGTTCCACACGGGTCGCAAGAAGGTGATTTCGTTCAGTAAGTCCTTTCACGGAAGGACCTCGGCGGTAGTCGCTGCCACCGATGACCCCAGCCTAGTGGCTCCGGTAAACGAGACGGAGAACATCATCTTTTTGCCATTCAATGATTCTGCCGCGGTGGAAGAAGCGCTGAACACCAATGAAGTGGCCGCCATCATTGTGGAAGGCATTCAGGGTGTGGGCGGTGTGAACATTCCTACCGCACCCTTTCTGCAGGATTTGGAAAAATTAGCCCGAAAGCATGGCGCACTGCTCATTCTGGACGAAATCCAATCGGGTTATGGGCGTTCTGGTAAGTTTTTTGCGCACCAGCACGCGGGCATCAAGCCAGATTTGATTACCATCGCCAAAGGTATGGGCAACGGTTTCCCGGTGGCGGGCGTCTTGATTTCCCCGGAAATTCCGGCCAAACACGGCATGCTGGGCACCACCTTCGGGGGGAATTACCTTGCCTGCGCCGCTTCTTTGGCGGTCTTGGAAGTGATGGAACAGGAGAACCTGATAGAAAACGCGGCCAATATGGGCGAGTACCTCATTGAAAAAGCCAAAGCCTTACCGGGCGTGCGAGAAGTCCGGGGCCAGGGCCTGATGGTAGGCATTGAGTTGGAAACACCCTGTGCTCCCCTCCGCAAAGCCCTGCTGGACGAGTTCCGCATCTTCACCGGCTCGGCCTCCAACAAAAACACCATCCGGATTCTGCCCGCCCTGAATGTGACGCAGGCCGAATTGGATAGATTCTTGGAGGCGTTCGTGGCTTTAGTAAATAAATAG
- the argC gene encoding N-acetyl-gamma-glutamyl-phosphate reductase yields MQNSLIKVGIVGGAGYTGGELLRLLVHHPHVHISFVHSNSQAGKPVTATHTDLLGDSDLVFTNELGTDVEVLFLCVGHGDAKKFLDANPIPDTVKIIDLSQDFRLTEKSAFGNRQFVYGLPELNRDQIKTAANVANPGCFATAIQLALLPLAENGSLPAEVHVSGITGSTGAGQKLAETSHFSWRNNNISSYKVFGHQHLLEITESLQALQSNLDTAIRFVPYRGNFSRGILCTTYLTSDLSLEEAQQLFRQFYAGHPYTIVTDKNPDLKQVVNTNKCLLYLEKHDDQLVITSLIDNLLKGASGQAVQNMNLLFGLDERASLQLKAIGF; encoded by the coding sequence ATGCAAAATAGCCTTATCAAGGTGGGCATCGTGGGCGGAGCGGGCTACACCGGTGGTGAACTCCTGCGCCTGCTGGTACACCATCCGCATGTTCACATCAGCTTCGTCCACAGCAACAGCCAGGCCGGCAAACCCGTCACCGCCACCCACACCGATTTACTGGGCGACTCGGATTTAGTGTTCACCAACGAGCTGGGCACCGACGTGGAGGTACTGTTTCTCTGCGTAGGCCACGGCGATGCGAAGAAATTCTTGGACGCCAACCCAATTCCGGACACGGTAAAAATCATAGATCTAAGTCAGGACTTCCGATTAACAGAAAAGTCTGCTTTTGGCAATCGCCAGTTCGTGTACGGACTTCCTGAGTTGAACCGTGACCAGATAAAAACTGCCGCCAACGTGGCGAACCCGGGTTGTTTTGCCACGGCCATTCAGTTAGCCTTGTTGCCGCTGGCGGAAAACGGTTCTTTGCCCGCAGAGGTACATGTGAGCGGCATTACCGGTTCTACAGGCGCGGGTCAGAAACTGGCCGAGACTTCGCACTTCAGCTGGCGCAACAACAACATCTCCAGCTACAAAGTCTTCGGGCACCAACATTTGCTGGAGATTACCGAAAGCCTTCAGGCATTGCAAAGCAATCTGGACACGGCTATCCGCTTCGTGCCGTACCGCGGGAATTTCAGCCGAGGCATCTTGTGCACCACGTACCTGACCTCAGATTTGAGTTTGGAAGAAGCCCAGCAACTGTTCAGGCAGTTCTACGCAGGCCATCCCTACACCATCGTCACAGACAAAAATCCAGATTTAAAGCAGGTGGTGAACACAAACAAATGCCTGCTGTATCTGGAAAAGCACGATGACCAACTGGTCATCACCAGCCTGATTGACAACCTGCTCAAAGGAGCCAGCGGCCAGGCCGTGCAGAACATGAACCTGCTGTTCGGGCTGGACGAAAGGGCGAGTTTGCAGTTGAAAGCGATTGGATTTTAG
- the argG gene encoding argininosuccinate synthase: protein MKKVVLAFSGGLDTSFCVKYLLEQGYEIYSAIVNTGGFSEEELAEIARRAENLGVTHHVTLDETDNYYQSCLKYLIFGNVLKNNTYPLSVSAERISQAMAIAKYAKEVGAEAVAHGSTGAGNDQVRFDMVFNILIPNVEIITPIRDLKLSREEEIAYLKERGVEMDFQKAQYSINKGIWGTSVGGKETLTSHQALPESAYPTQLTKETPERITLHFKNGEPVGLNDELFDNPVHVIQKLQEIAGAFAIGRDIHVGDTIIGIKGRVGFEAAAPMVIIKAHHALEKHTLTKWQLYWKDSLATWYGNWMHEGQFLDPTMRNIETFLTDTQKTVTGKVHVWLAPYRFQVEGIESEHDLMSSKFGSYGEMNNAWSGEDVKGFSKIFGNQTMMYRLINGEDDAK, encoded by the coding sequence TCTGAAGAGGAACTGGCGGAAATCGCCCGAAGGGCAGAGAATCTGGGCGTTACCCACCACGTAACCTTAGACGAAACCGACAACTACTACCAGTCTTGCCTGAAGTATCTGATTTTCGGGAATGTGCTGAAAAACAACACCTATCCCCTATCGGTTAGTGCCGAGCGTATTTCGCAGGCCATGGCCATTGCCAAGTACGCGAAAGAAGTGGGCGCCGAAGCGGTGGCTCACGGCAGTACCGGTGCCGGGAACGACCAGGTGCGGTTTGACATGGTGTTCAACATTCTCATCCCCAACGTGGAAATCATCACCCCCATCCGTGACCTTAAACTGTCCAGAGAGGAAGAGATTGCCTACCTGAAAGAGCGTGGCGTGGAGATGGACTTTCAGAAGGCGCAGTATTCAATTAATAAAGGCATCTGGGGAACCTCGGTAGGTGGCAAGGAGACGTTGACTTCGCACCAGGCTTTGCCGGAATCGGCCTACCCAACCCAATTGACCAAAGAAACGCCGGAGCGCATTACGCTGCACTTCAAAAACGGCGAGCCGGTTGGTTTGAACGATGAACTATTCGACAACCCGGTGCACGTTATTCAAAAACTGCAGGAGATTGCCGGAGCTTTCGCCATTGGTCGTGACATCCATGTGGGGGATACTATCATCGGCATTAAAGGACGCGTGGGTTTTGAGGCGGCTGCGCCGATGGTCATTATAAAAGCGCACCATGCGTTGGAGAAACACACGCTCACCAAATGGCAACTGTACTGGAAAGACAGCTTGGCCACCTGGTACGGCAATTGGATGCACGAAGGCCAGTTCCTGGACCCCACCATGCGCAACATTGAGACGTTTTTGACTGACACGCAGAAAACCGTGACCGGGAAAGTACACGTGTGGCTGGCACCTTACCGCTTCCAGGTGGAAGGCATTGAGTCGGAGCATGATTTGATGTCGTCTAAATTCGGTTCGTACGGCGAGATGAACAACGCCTGGTCTGGCGAAGACGTGAAAGGCTTCTCGAAGATTTTCGGAAACCAAACCATGATGTACCGCTTAATTAACGGCGAAGACGATGCAAAATAG